A genomic segment from Agrobacterium vitis encodes:
- a CDS encoding O-antigen ligase family protein, with product MSAVSHHSSPPFRPGFAAITLTGSALVGFGVFLLGFVFMEPAPYELFMAAQIPLWFLLGLKISRSVAPLLALMLTFNVGGMISLTTMTDLDEGPLYVAVSTFLAVTSVFYAAIIEDRHERLRLIFNAWVLAAVATSLLGILGYFHAFPGAEMFTRYDRAMGAFQDPNVFGPFLIAPSLYLIHGLLTGRLLDAPWKILCLLILALGVFLSFSRAAWALFLFSAIAMVLILLIKERSSAFRLKIVLLALTAAIALVVALTVALQFQQVRDLFSSRTQLVQDYDGGHLGRFERHKIGFLMSMEKPLGIGPMVFSKIFPEDEHNIWLKTLTSYGWLGFVCFIAMLIWSICFGFKCLLYDRPWQPYLMIAWIVLIGHALIGNVIDIDHWRHVYLLFGILWGCRALEINWQRH from the coding sequence TTGAGCGCGGTCAGCCACCACAGCAGCCCGCCTTTCCGGCCAGGCTTTGCAGCCATTACCCTGACCGGATCGGCGCTGGTCGGCTTTGGCGTGTTTCTGCTCGGCTTCGTGTTCATGGAGCCAGCCCCTTACGAATTGTTCATGGCGGCGCAGATCCCGCTATGGTTCCTGCTGGGCCTGAAAATTTCCCGCAGCGTCGCACCGCTTCTGGCGCTGATGCTCACCTTCAATGTCGGCGGCATGATCTCGTTGACGACAATGACGGACCTTGATGAAGGCCCGCTCTATGTTGCCGTCTCGACCTTCCTCGCCGTGACCTCGGTTTTCTATGCGGCCATCATTGAGGACCGGCATGAACGTCTACGATTGATCTTCAATGCCTGGGTTCTAGCCGCTGTCGCCACGTCCCTTCTGGGAATCCTGGGCTATTTCCACGCCTTTCCCGGCGCTGAAATGTTTACACGCTATGATCGGGCCATGGGGGCTTTCCAGGACCCCAATGTGTTTGGTCCGTTTCTGATTGCTCCGTCGCTCTATCTCATCCATGGGCTTTTGACTGGCAGGCTGTTGGACGCACCCTGGAAAATCCTCTGTCTGCTGATCCTCGCACTTGGGGTTTTCCTGTCCTTTTCACGGGCGGCCTGGGCGCTTTTCCTATTTAGCGCCATTGCCATGGTACTGATCCTGCTGATCAAGGAGCGCAGCAGTGCCTTCCGCCTGAAGATCGTGCTGCTGGCGCTGACGGCGGCCATCGCTCTCGTTGTGGCGCTGACCGTCGCCCTGCAATTCCAGCAGGTGCGTGACCTGTTTTCCAGCCGCACCCAGCTTGTGCAAGACTATGATGGCGGCCATCTCGGCCGCTTCGAGCGTCACAAGATCGGCTTTCTGATGTCGATGGAAAAGCCACTCGGGATCGGGCCGATGGTGTTCAGCAAGATCTTTCCGGAGGACGAGCACAATATCTGGCTGAAAACCCTGACATCCTATGGGTGGCTCGGCTTCGTCTGTTTTATCGCCATGCTGATCTGGAGCATTTGCTTCGGCTTCAAATGTCTGCTCTATGACCGCCCTTGGCAACCCTATCTGATGATTGCCTGGATCGTGCTGATCGGCCATGCCCTGATCGGCAATGTCATCGATATCGATCATTGGCGACATGTGTACCTGCTGTTCGGAATCCTTTGGGGATGCAGAGCACTGGAAATCAATTGGCAAAGACACTAG
- a CDS encoding undecaprenyl-phosphate glucose phosphotransferase, translating into MRALETLDVAKLRQKLKEEAEQTRASGSASSPTVELSPLASRVADQLRRANRSPSIMLGQFGLLEFSWLIATSLLSGWLTMDGPLDTLLPLGAFGALGAIVFVLFTQFADGYQIHTLRRPIRSVKRALTSWLLVIALMVGIHFAWNAQLFTVSWLATWAATAALFLLLERYGMALAIRSWTRNGIIERRAVVVGGGEPAKQLIRTLESQPDNDIRICGIFDDRQGDRSPNIVAGYPKLGTVAELVAFARETRIDMLIIALPISAEARILELLKLLWVLPVDIRLAAHSNSLRFRPRAYSHVGDLPMLDLVDKPIRDWDQVAKRAFDIIFSLAALAVFWPVMALAAIAIKSTSKGPVLFVQKRHGFNNEVINVLKFRSMYTEMSDPTAKLAVTKNDPRVTPVGRWLRKSSMDELPQLFNVLRGDLSLVGPRPHAVMAQTRNRHYSEIVESYFARHRVKPGVTGWAQIKGWRGEIDTDDKIKGRTAHDLYYIENWSLLFDLKILLMTPISLFNTENAY; encoded by the coding sequence ATGAGGGCGCTAGAGACTTTGGATGTAGCAAAGCTCCGTCAAAAACTGAAGGAAGAGGCTGAACAGACCCGCGCAAGCGGCTCTGCATCGTCGCCAACAGTCGAATTGTCACCACTCGCCAGCCGGGTGGCCGATCAATTACGCCGTGCCAATCGCTCGCCCAGCATCATGCTGGGGCAGTTCGGCCTGCTGGAATTTTCCTGGCTGATTGCCACCAGCCTGCTCTCTGGCTGGTTGACGATGGACGGACCGCTCGACACACTCCTGCCCCTTGGTGCGTTCGGCGCCCTTGGAGCGATTGTTTTTGTCCTGTTCACGCAATTTGCCGACGGCTACCAGATACACACGCTGCGCCGTCCAATCCGCTCGGTAAAGCGGGCCCTGACCAGTTGGCTTCTGGTTATCGCCTTGATGGTCGGCATTCACTTTGCCTGGAATGCCCAGCTGTTTACCGTTTCCTGGTTGGCGACCTGGGCGGCAACCGCTGCCCTGTTTCTCCTGCTTGAACGCTATGGCATGGCACTGGCCATTCGCAGCTGGACCCGTAACGGCATTATAGAGCGACGCGCCGTGGTGGTTGGCGGTGGAGAGCCTGCCAAACAATTGATCCGCACGCTGGAAAGCCAGCCGGATAACGATATCCGTATCTGCGGTATTTTCGACGATCGACAAGGCGACCGGTCGCCGAACATCGTCGCGGGCTATCCCAAGCTCGGCACCGTTGCCGAACTGGTGGCCTTTGCGCGGGAAACACGGATCGACATGCTGATCATCGCCCTGCCGATCAGCGCGGAAGCGCGTATTCTGGAATTGCTGAAACTGCTTTGGGTCCTGCCGGTGGATATTCGGCTGGCGGCCCATTCCAACAGCCTGAGATTCAGGCCCCGCGCCTATTCCCATGTCGGCGACCTGCCGATGCTGGATCTGGTCGATAAGCCGATCCGTGATTGGGACCAGGTTGCCAAACGAGCCTTCGACATCATTTTCAGTCTGGCGGCCTTGGCCGTGTTCTGGCCGGTCATGGCGCTCGCCGCCATCGCTATCAAATCCACATCGAAAGGGCCGGTTCTGTTCGTGCAGAAGCGCCATGGCTTCAACAACGAGGTCATCAACGTCCTGAAGTTCCGCTCGATGTATACGGAAATGAGCGACCCGACCGCCAAACTGGCCGTCACCAAGAACGATCCGCGCGTCACGCCCGTCGGCCGCTGGCTGCGCAAATCCTCGATGGATGAATTGCCGCAATTGTTCAATGTGTTGCGCGGCGATCTTTCGCTGGTTGGGCCTCGCCCGCATGCGGTCATGGCGCAAACCCGCAACCGCCATTACAGCGAAATCGTCGAGAGCTATTTTGCCCGCCACCGGGTCAAGCCCGGTGTCACCGGCTGGGCGCAGATCAAGGGTTGGCGTGGCGAGATCGATACCGACGACAAGATCAAGGGCAGAACCGCCCATGACCTCTATTATATCGAGAACTGGTCGCTACTGTTTGACCTGAAGATCCTGTTGATGACGCCGATCAGCCTTTTCAACACGGAAAACGCTTATTGA
- a CDS encoding glycosyltransferase family 4 protein → MPDEDGLRIIHCFRSPIGGIFRHVRDLVEHHDALGHSVGIICDSSTGGDHEDALFAELMPRLKLGLIRQPIRRAIGFDDISAVRSCYRHIKSLKPDILHGHGAKGGALARIIGTALRMQGSKVVRIYSPHGGSLHYRRNSPVGRLIFALEKLLERQTEAIAFVCGFEQWSYGQKVGKPSCDSRLILNGISESEFRPVPLRDASVDFVFIGMLRDLKGPDVFINAVLEAERLLGRPLTGAVIGDGPDRDRYEQQIHQRGLGLRMQLLPAMRVSEAFAFSNIVVVPSRAESMPYIVLEAIAAGKSVIASAVGGIPEALGKTSAALVAPDNVEELAATMVQALTQPDWKQAVMPDPILFHSRFSASAMATQMLALYHAHSV, encoded by the coding sequence ATGCCGGATGAAGACGGGCTGCGGATCATCCATTGCTTCCGCTCGCCAATTGGCGGCATTTTCCGGCATGTGCGCGATCTGGTCGAGCATCACGACGCGCTCGGCCATTCTGTCGGTATCATCTGCGACAGCAGCACCGGCGGCGATCATGAGGACGCCCTGTTTGCGGAATTAATGCCCCGCCTGAAGCTCGGCCTTATTCGCCAACCGATCCGGCGCGCCATTGGCTTTGACGATATCAGCGCGGTGCGCTCCTGCTATCGGCATATCAAGAGCCTGAAGCCCGATATACTGCATGGTCACGGTGCCAAGGGCGGCGCCCTCGCCCGCATCATTGGCACGGCGCTTCGCATGCAGGGATCAAAGGTTGTCCGCATCTATTCACCGCATGGCGGCAGCCTGCATTATCGCCGCAACAGTCCGGTTGGCAGACTGATCTTTGCCCTGGAAAAGCTGTTGGAACGCCAGACCGAAGCCATCGCCTTTGTCTGCGGCTTCGAGCAATGGTCCTACGGGCAAAAGGTGGGAAAACCGAGCTGCGACTCCCGATTGATTTTGAATGGGATCAGCGAGAGTGAATTTCGACCTGTACCACTCCGTGACGCATCCGTGGACTTCGTCTTCATCGGCATGTTGCGGGATCTGAAAGGCCCTGACGTCTTCATCAACGCCGTGCTGGAGGCGGAACGGTTGCTGGGGCGTCCTCTGACCGGCGCTGTCATCGGCGATGGCCCGGACCGAGACAGATATGAGCAGCAGATTCACCAGCGCGGCCTTGGCCTTCGCATGCAATTGCTGCCTGCCATGCGGGTCTCGGAAGCCTTTGCCTTCAGCAATATTGTCGTCGTCCCCTCCAGGGCCGAATCCATGCCCTATATCGTGCTGGAGGCAATTGCCGCCGGAAAATCGGTGATTGCCAGCGCCGTCGGCGGCATTCCGGAAGCCCTGGGCAAGACCAGCGCCGCACTTGTTGCGCCCGACAACGTCGAGGAACTAGCCGCTACCATGGTGCAGGCTCTGACCCAACCCGACTGGAAACAGGCGGTCATGCCTGACCCGATCCTCTTCCATTCGCGATTTTCTGCCTCTGCCATGGCTACACAAATGCTGGCGCTCTACCACGCTCATTCGGTTTGA
- a CDS encoding polysaccharide biosynthesis/export family protein, which yields MVTAKQILLAVAVTLLAALSSCATYKPASKVFQEATIQPYRLDSGDRLRITVFDQANLSNTYTVDQAGYIAFPLIGQVAARGTTMPQLEGTIAQRLRKGYLRDPDVSIEIDRYRSIFVMGEVGQPGQYSYVPGMTVQNAIAVAGGFTSRANERDVDVTRKVNGTIATGRVPITDPIIAGDTVYVRERLF from the coding sequence ATGGTCACCGCCAAACAGATCTTGCTGGCTGTTGCCGTCACCCTGCTGGCGGCGCTTTCCAGCTGCGCCACCTATAAGCCGGCTTCGAAAGTCTTCCAGGAAGCAACGATCCAGCCCTACCGGCTGGACAGCGGCGACCGGCTGCGCATCACCGTGTTCGACCAGGCCAATCTGAGCAATACCTATACCGTGGATCAGGCCGGCTATATCGCCTTTCCGCTGATCGGCCAGGTCGCGGCGCGCGGCACCACCATGCCACAGCTGGAAGGCACCATTGCCCAGCGGCTGCGCAAGGGCTATCTGCGCGATCCCGATGTCAGCATCGAGATCGACCGCTACCGCTCGATCTTCGTCATGGGCGAAGTTGGCCAGCCGGGGCAGTATTCCTATGTGCCGGGCATGACGGTGCAAAATGCCATCGCCGTTGCCGGTGGGTTCACCAGCCGCGCCAACGAGCGCGACGTAGATGTGACCCGCAAGGTCAACGGCACCATCGCCACGGGCCGGGTGCCGATCACCGACCCAATCATTGCCGGTGACACGGTTTATGTGCGCGAACGGCTGTTCTGA
- a CDS encoding exopolysaccharide transport family protein, producing the protein MSGQPVAAHQDVDIDLLQLFRAVWQRKGRVLLVTCLAAGVAFAGASMIRPTYRAETTVLIEPRAPNYDAENAKSAASEPVLDELNIASQVQLFRSVDLIRQVVKDLKLYELTEFDPDLHPSALSDLMVMLHLKKNPLDLAPEDRVIRTFLEKLQVYQVEKSRVIGIEFSSKDARLAAAIPNEMVKVYLAIQSGAKLDSNEDAARWLEPEISNLRQKVSDAEKKVADYRRNADLLSTGEGGTFASKQLNDISTELARVRTDRASAQARAENAKASLKAGRSTDNLDIVMASPAVQQLKQAEAAVQAQISDLSTSLLDGHPRIKALRAQLANLRQQLAEETRKVVSSLETEANVARMREAELDRQLTTLKAQSAKAGDSQVGLAALEREASAQRQLLETYLARYREATSRLDSNASPADARVISRASEPSEPNFPKVLPITVVAAMAALVLSVIVIMLAELFSGRALKPVGPVDPDRSGRFAQEYPRRRTGEPAFDEPAAAPAKQKPRLDAAAAAIAATAAAERIEKETPPIAPADPEGESDQHPAALTDADHEFSIASVARYLTRHGISKAVVISPSGDDGSAATVLLARAVAKAERTVILIDMTGSGYPTALMAERNDLPGVTDLLCGDVAFGETIHSDRLSNAHIVPKGNSDIRQALRGIERLSMVVEALADVYDLVLIECGPASADNVVGLCKAQDHEVILSAPNPDRKQLAQIMTAFEAVGYSDLVLMSDDSAVPPDDGGQRVA; encoded by the coding sequence ATGTCGGGTCAGCCGGTCGCCGCCCATCAGGACGTAGATATCGATCTCTTGCAGCTGTTTCGCGCCGTCTGGCAGCGAAAGGGCAGAGTGTTGCTTGTCACTTGTCTGGCCGCAGGCGTCGCCTTTGCCGGGGCCAGCATGATCCGTCCGACCTACCGCGCCGAAACTACGGTCTTGATCGAGCCGCGCGCACCCAATTACGATGCGGAAAACGCCAAGTCGGCGGCCTCCGAACCGGTTCTGGACGAGCTGAATATTGCCAGTCAGGTGCAGCTGTTCCGATCTGTCGATCTGATCCGCCAGGTGGTGAAGGATCTCAAGCTCTATGAACTGACGGAATTCGACCCTGATCTGCATCCCTCCGCCCTGTCGGACCTGATGGTGATGCTGCATCTGAAAAAGAACCCGCTCGATCTGGCGCCTGAAGACCGGGTGATCCGCACCTTCCTGGAAAAGCTTCAGGTCTATCAGGTGGAGAAGTCACGGGTTATCGGCATCGAGTTTTCCTCCAAGGATGCAAGGCTCGCCGCTGCCATTCCCAATGAAATGGTCAAGGTCTATCTGGCGATCCAGAGCGGCGCCAAGCTTGATAGCAATGAGGACGCGGCCCGCTGGCTGGAGCCGGAAATTTCCAATCTGCGCCAGAAGGTGTCCGACGCGGAAAAGAAAGTCGCGGATTATCGCCGCAATGCCGATCTGCTGTCGACCGGCGAGGGCGGTACATTCGCCTCCAAGCAGCTCAACGATATATCGACGGAATTGGCGCGGGTGCGCACCGACCGTGCCAGTGCCCAGGCACGAGCTGAAAATGCCAAGGCATCGCTGAAAGCCGGGCGGTCGACCGACAATCTCGATATCGTCATGGCCTCTCCTGCCGTGCAGCAGTTGAAACAGGCGGAAGCCGCCGTACAGGCACAAATCTCCGACCTCTCCACCAGTCTTCTGGATGGTCACCCGCGCATCAAGGCGCTGCGGGCCCAATTGGCCAACCTGCGCCAGCAATTGGCCGAGGAGACCAGAAAAGTGGTTTCCAGCCTGGAAACCGAGGCCAATGTGGCGCGGATGCGCGAAGCGGAGCTTGACCGGCAACTGACCACCCTCAAGGCACAAAGCGCCAAGGCTGGGGACAGCCAGGTCGGGCTTGCCGCGCTCGAGCGCGAAGCCAGCGCCCAGCGGCAATTGCTGGAAACCTATCTTGCCCGCTACCGCGAAGCCACCAGCCGGCTGGACAGCAATGCCAGCCCTGCCGATGCCCGGGTGATTTCCCGCGCCTCCGAGCCGAGTGAACCGAATTTCCCCAAGGTCCTGCCGATCACAGTTGTGGCCGCCATGGCGGCTCTGGTGTTGAGCGTGATCGTCATCATGTTGGCGGAACTGTTCAGTGGCCGGGCGCTGAAGCCTGTCGGCCCTGTTGATCCAGACCGCAGCGGGCGGTTTGCGCAGGAATATCCCCGCCGCCGGACCGGTGAGCCTGCCTTTGACGAACCAGCAGCCGCGCCTGCAAAGCAGAAGCCAAGACTGGATGCGGCGGCGGCTGCTATCGCAGCGACGGCAGCAGCCGAACGGATCGAAAAGGAAACTCCGCCCATCGCACCGGCAGATCCTGAAGGTGAAAGCGATCAACATCCCGCGGCCCTTACCGATGCCGATCATGAGTTTTCAATCGCGTCGGTGGCGCGTTATCTGACGCGGCATGGTATTTCCAAAGCGGTGGTCATCTCGCCTTCCGGCGATGACGGATCGGCGGCAACGGTGCTTTTGGCACGCGCCGTGGCCAAAGCCGAACGCACGGTGATCCTGATTGACATGACCGGCTCCGGCTATCCGACAGCGCTGATGGCCGAGCGAAACGATCTGCCCGGCGTGACCGATCTGCTCTGCGGCGACGTTGCCTTTGGTGAAACCATCCATTCCGACCGATTGTCAAACGCCCATATCGTGCCGAAGGGCAATAGCGATATCCGTCAGGCGCTGCGTGGCATCGAGCGGCTGTCCATGGTGGTCGAGGCGCTTGCCGACGTTTACGACTTGGTCCTGATCGAATGCGGCCCGGCCAGCGCCGACAATGTCGTTGGCCTGTGCAAGGCCCAGGACCATGAAGTCATCCTCTCTGCGCCCAATCCGGACCGCAAGCAATTGGCGCAAATCATGACCGCCTTCGAAGCCGTGGGCTATAGTGATCTGGTGCTGATGAGTGACGACAGTGCGGTGCCACCGGATGATGGTGGCCAGCGGGTGGCTTGA
- a CDS encoding GNAT family N-acetyltransferase has product MIDPKRLTETASGQVSAADIAVDVLPAMEPLEADWRCLERNNHLSLHQGYDWCRAWVKTHGNPLAILHGRSNGRSLFILPLEITRHAMIRKASFIATRFTNINTGLFDPAFFQQIESDTAKQLGKQIVQAMTGHADLVHLGNIPLSWRGLSHPMASLPAVEHQNHAFQLPVLGDFEQTLSQINAKRRRKKYRNQVRKMEASGGFEHIIACGEEQKAWLLDLFFRQKAIRFETLGLPDVFQEPETQAFFQLLLQSEAGGLNVPLELHALRLSGSHHNGKIAAIAGLSRKGDHVICQFGSIDESIAPETSPGELLFWLMIEQCCAEGAALFDFGLGDQIYKRSWCPMETVQHDILLPVTPLGHLAATAERSLVRSKAFIKGHPQLYSALQKIRARSNAQADDPGKD; this is encoded by the coding sequence ATGATCGATCCGAAACGGCTGACTGAAACCGCCAGCGGCCAAGTCTCTGCGGCAGATATCGCCGTGGACGTTTTGCCCGCGATGGAGCCGCTGGAGGCCGACTGGCGCTGTCTCGAGCGCAACAACCATCTGTCGCTGCATCAAGGTTACGACTGGTGCCGCGCCTGGGTGAAAACCCATGGCAATCCGCTGGCCATCCTGCATGGCCGCAGCAACGGACGCAGCCTGTTCATCCTGCCGCTGGAAATCACCCGTCACGCCATGATCCGCAAGGCAAGCTTCATTGCCACCCGCTTCACCAATATCAATACTGGCCTGTTTGACCCGGCTTTTTTCCAGCAAATCGAGTCGGACACGGCCAAACAGTTGGGAAAGCAGATTGTCCAGGCAATGACGGGGCATGCCGATCTCGTTCACCTCGGCAATATTCCGCTCTCCTGGCGTGGATTGTCTCATCCTATGGCCAGCCTACCGGCTGTCGAACATCAGAACCATGCCTTCCAACTGCCTGTTCTAGGCGACTTTGAGCAGACGCTCTCCCAGATCAACGCCAAGCGTCGCCGCAAGAAATACCGCAATCAAGTCCGCAAGATGGAAGCGAGCGGCGGCTTTGAACATATTATTGCATGCGGTGAGGAGCAGAAGGCCTGGTTGCTGGATTTGTTTTTCCGGCAAAAAGCGATCCGCTTCGAAACCCTCGGCCTGCCGGACGTGTTCCAGGAGCCGGAGACACAAGCATTCTTCCAATTGCTGCTGCAAAGCGAGGCAGGCGGATTGAACGTGCCACTGGAACTGCATGCACTGCGGTTATCGGGCAGCCATCATAACGGCAAGATTGCCGCCATTGCCGGTCTGTCACGCAAGGGTGATCATGTTATCTGCCAGTTCGGCTCGATAGACGAAAGCATTGCCCCGGAGACCAGCCCCGGCGAATTGCTGTTCTGGCTGATGATTGAACAATGCTGCGCCGAAGGCGCCGCCCTGTTCGACTTCGGCCTCGGCGACCAGATCTACAAGCGAAGCTGGTGCCCTATGGAAACCGTGCAACACGATATTTTGCTGCCTGTGACCCCTCTCGGCCACCTCGCCGCCACAGCGGAGCGGAGCCTGGTCCGCTCCAAGGCGTTCATCAAGGGGCATCCCCAACTCTATAGCGCCCTGCAAAAAATCCGCGCCCGTAGCAATGCGCAGGCGGATGATCCGGGCAAGGATTAG
- a CDS encoding DUF2842 domain-containing protein, whose translation MPVRLRKFIGTILIVVLVMLYAVLATTIATLTLAQSPWWVHLTYFLLSGVVWILPAMAIIKWMAGPVRK comes from the coding sequence ATGCCGGTCAGACTGCGCAAATTCATCGGGACGATTTTGATCGTCGTGCTTGTCATGCTTTACGCGGTGCTGGCCACCACCATTGCCACATTGACATTAGCACAATCACCCTGGTGGGTGCATCTCACCTATTTCCTGCTGTCGGGTGTGGTCTGGATCCTGCCAGCCATGGCGATCATCAAATGGATGGCGGGTCCGGTTCGCAAATAA
- a CDS encoding COX15/CtaA family protein produces the protein MTIASTASPVPAAAALDRQSRNRRALRIWLGLVILALFALVLVGGATRLTNSGLSITQWKPIHGVIPPLSAAEWEEEFKLYQQIPQYELVNKGMTVEAFKTIFWWEWAHRFLARSIGVIFALPLAFFWVTGRIEKRLRWPLVGILALGGFQGFIGWWMVSSGLSERTEVSQYRLATHLVTACLIFSSCVWVMRGLARHSADPAPTVHSRHWAIALLCLVLFQIYLGALVAGLDAGMSYNTWPLMDGALIPGDLLVQHPVWLNFFENPKTVQFVHRIGAYTVFLVALYHMVSSLRAAPGTTHARRSVVLFAIVCCQAALGISALLMQVPLHAALAHQGGALILLGFTVAHLRGFYGAYPLPKPVA, from the coding sequence ATGACCATCGCCAGCACCGCTTCACCCGTCCCGGCGGCAGCCGCCCTTGACCGGCAAAGCCGCAACCGCCGCGCCCTGCGCATCTGGCTCGGCCTGGTGATTCTCGCGCTGTTTGCCCTGGTTCTGGTCGGTGGGGCAACGCGGCTGACCAATTCTGGTCTGTCGATTACCCAATGGAAGCCGATCCACGGTGTCATTCCACCGTTGAGCGCGGCGGAGTGGGAGGAGGAGTTCAAGCTCTACCAGCAGATCCCGCAATATGAGCTTGTCAACAAGGGCATGACGGTCGAAGCGTTCAAGACGATTTTCTGGTGGGAATGGGCGCATCGCTTCCTGGCCCGCAGCATCGGCGTGATCTTTGCTTTGCCGCTGGCGTTTTTCTGGGTCACCGGACGGATCGAGAAGCGTTTGCGCTGGCCGCTGGTCGGTATCTTGGCGCTCGGCGGCTTTCAGGGCTTTATCGGCTGGTGGATGGTATCATCGGGCCTGTCGGAGCGCACCGAGGTCAGCCAATACCGGTTGGCCACCCATCTGGTCACGGCCTGTCTGATCTTCTCATCCTGTGTCTGGGTGATGCGTGGGCTTGCCCGCCATAGTGCCGATCCGGCCCCGACCGTGCATTCGAGGCATTGGGCAATTGCGCTGCTGTGCCTTGTGCTGTTCCAGATCTATCTGGGGGCGCTGGTGGCAGGGCTGGATGCCGGCATGTCCTACAATACCTGGCCGCTGATGGATGGGGCGCTGATCCCCGGCGATCTGCTGGTCCAGCATCCCGTCTGGCTGAATTTCTTTGAAAACCCGAAGACGGTGCAGTTCGTGCATCGCATCGGCGCTTATACCGTGTTTCTGGTGGCGCTCTATCACATGGTCTCATCGCTGCGGGCGGCACCGGGAACGACCCATGCGCGCCGCAGTGTCGTGCTGTTTGCCATCGTTTGCTGTCAGGCCGCGTTGGGGATTTCCGCGCTGCTCATGCAGGTGCCGCTGCATGCGGCGCTCGCCCATCAGGGCGGCGCGCTGATCCTGCTCGGCTTTACGGTGGCGCATCTGCGCGGCTTCTATGGCGCCTATCCGCTACCCAAACCGGTAGCCTGA
- a CDS encoding DODA-type extradiol aromatic ring-opening family dioxygenase — protein MTDSRLPVYFIPHGGGPWPFMDFPKDDQGKGPWDDLAAFLQGLPADLGVTPKAILIVSGHWEKEPQVTVSTAAAPGMLYDYYGFPAHTYEITYPAKGDPALAAHVRELLQQAGIASAGDDTRGFDHGVFIPLMVAYPDADVPVVMLSLKNTLDAESHLEIGKALQSLRDDNVLIIASGMSYHNMQMFRRRDADHEAVAKRFDDWLTAAVEIPDPDARAATLSLWNQNPDALACHVPDHDHLVPLFVAAGAAGADKGVRAFNGLALGKAYSGYRFG, from the coding sequence ATGACCGACAGCCGTCTTCCCGTTTATTTCATCCCTCATGGCGGCGGGCCCTGGCCCTTCATGGATTTTCCGAAAGACGACCAGGGCAAAGGCCCCTGGGACGATCTTGCGGCCTTTCTGCAAGGCCTGCCTGCCGATCTCGGCGTCACGCCGAAAGCCATTCTCATCGTCTCCGGCCATTGGGAAAAGGAACCCCAGGTCACCGTCAGCACGGCAGCAGCCCCTGGCATGCTCTATGATTATTACGGCTTTCCCGCCCATACCTATGAGATAACCTATCCCGCCAAGGGCGATCCGGCGCTGGCCGCCCATGTCCGCGAGTTGCTGCAACAGGCAGGCATCGCTTCAGCGGGGGACGATACGCGCGGCTTCGACCATGGTGTGTTCATTCCGCTGATGGTTGCCTATCCGGATGCGGATGTGCCTGTCGTGATGCTGTCGCTGAAGAACACACTGGATGCGGAAAGCCATCTGGAGATCGGCAAGGCTTTGCAGTCGCTGCGCGATGATAATGTGCTGATCATCGCATCCGGCATGAGCTACCATAATATGCAGATGTTCCGCCGCCGCGATGCCGACCACGAAGCAGTTGCCAAACGGTTCGATGACTGGCTGACGGCAGCGGTAGAAATACCCGACCCGGATGCCCGTGCCGCAACGCTCAGCCTCTGGAATCAAAACCCGGATGCGCTTGCCTGCCATGTGCCTGACCATGACCATCTTGTGCCGCTGTTTGTGGCCGCAGGGGCTGCGGGCGCGGACAAAGGCGTGCGGGCGTTCAATGGTCTGGCGCTGGGCAAGGCCTATTCAGGCTACCGGTTTGGGTAG